DNA sequence from the Actinacidiphila yeochonensis CN732 genome:
AGCAGCGACAGCAGCCCCGGCACCAGCATCAGCGAGGCGACCAGCACCGAGATGCCGCCGGCCACCGACCGCAGCAGCGACCCCAGGGCGGCGCCGATCACCCCGACCAGGCCGAGGTAGAGGCCGGCACCCAGCAGGGCCCGCAGGACGCCGGCGTGGCCCAGGCCCATGGCCGCGGGCGTGCCCGACACGATCCGGCTGCCGATCACGCAGGCGACGAAGGCCCCGACGACGCTGACCACCAGCGCGACCAGCCCGAACACGGCCGCCTTCGACCACAGCACGGGCAGCCGGCGCGGGACGGCCGCCAGCGTGGAGCGGATCATCCCGGTGGAGTACTCCCCCGCCGTCACCAGTACCCCGAGGACACCAAGCGCCAGCTGGGCGAAGTTCACACCGAACAGGGACAGGCTGACCGCCGACGAGTCGGCGAGGTCCCTGTCCAGGTGCCCGGAGTGGAGGCCGGAGCGGTAGTGGGCGCACGCGATCAGCCCGAAGGCGATCAGGAAGAGCAGGCCCAGCCCGAGGGTGATCCACGTGGAACGCAGCGACCACAGCTTGGCCCACTCCGAGGCCAGTACCCGCCGCCCGGTGACGCGGTAGGCGGGACGGTCGGTGGCGCGCTCAGCGGCCGGTGCGGTGGTGACGGCGCTCATGCCGGCCTCCCTGCGGTCTCGACGGTCTCAACGTCCTCGGCGGGCACGGCGGCCCCGCCGGGCACGGACGGCACCGTGGCGGTGCCGTGGTACTCCACGGCGTCCCTGGTCAGGCTCATGAACGCCTCTTCCAGGGACACCGTCCGCGCCGTCAGCTCGAACAGCGGGATGCCGTGCTCCGCCGCCCGCAGCCCGACCTCCCGGGCGGTCAGCCCGGTCACCCGCAGCTCCTCGGAGCCGACCCGGCCGGTGACCTCGACGCCCGGCCCCGCCAGCACGTCCCGCAGCCGCGCGGGGTCGTTCGTCGCCACCTTCACGGTGTCACCGCCCGCCTCGCGGACCAGGTCGCCGACGGTCGTGTCGGCCAGCAGCCGCCCGCGCCCGACGACGATGAGGTGGTCGGCCACCAGCGCCATCTCGCTCATCAGGTGCGAGGAGACGAAGACCGTCCGGCCCTCCTCGGCGAGCGAGGTCAGCAGGTTGCGGATCCACAGCACGCCCTCCGGGTCCAGCCCGTTGACCGGCTCGTCCAGCATCACCGTCTGCGGGTCGCCCAGCAGCGCCGCCGCGATGCCGAGGCGCTGGCCCATGCCGAGGGAGAAGGCGCCCACCCGCTTGCGCGCGACGCTGCCCAGCCCGGCCAGCTCCACGACCTCGTCGACCCGGCGGGACGGGATCCCGTGGGTCAGGGCCAGCGCCCTGAGGTGGTTGTAGGCCGACCGGCCCGGGTGGACCGACTTCGCCTCCAGCAGCGCCCCGACCTCCTGGAGCGGTGCCCGGTGGTCGGCGTAGCGGCGGCCGTTCACCGCCACCGAGCCGCTGGTCGGGGCGTCGAGGCCGACGACCATGCGCATCGTCGTGGACTTCCCGGCGCCGTTGGGGCCCAGGAACCCGGTCACCGTCCCCGGCTTCACGACGAAGTCCAGCCCGTCGACGGCCGTCTTCTCCCCGTACCTCTTGGTCAGCCCTTGTGCGTCGATCATCCGCGTCCCTCTCGCCCGGACAGGACCTGGGCGCCTTCACCTCTGACGCCTTCACAGGAAACGCTAGGGTCCGGATCGCCCCGGTTCGGTCATACCGGGGGCTGAAAGGCGCCGGAAGGGTGGTACCGCGGTACTACGCCGGGTCCGTACGGGGGCACGCCGGGGGACGTAAGGGCGGACGCCGAGGGACGGCCGGGGGGACACCAGGGGACGGCCGGGGGGAGCCGGCCGTCCGGAGGG
Encoded proteins:
- a CDS encoding ATP-binding cassette domain-containing protein, coding for MIDAQGLTKRYGEKTAVDGLDFVVKPGTVTGFLGPNGAGKSTTMRMVVGLDAPTSGSVAVNGRRYADHRAPLQEVGALLEAKSVHPGRSAYNHLRALALTHGIPSRRVDEVVELAGLGSVARKRVGAFSLGMGQRLGIAAALLGDPQTVMLDEPVNGLDPEGVLWIRNLLTSLAEEGRTVFVSSHLMSEMALVADHLIVVGRGRLLADTTVGDLVREAGGDTVKVATNDPARLRDVLAGPGVEVTGRVGSEELRVTGLTAREVGLRAAEHGIPLFELTARTVSLEEAFMSLTRDAVEYHGTATVPSVPGGAAVPAEDVETVETAGRPA
- a CDS encoding ABC transporter permease, which produces MSAVTTAPAAERATDRPAYRVTGRRVLASEWAKLWSLRSTWITLGLGLLFLIAFGLIACAHYRSGLHSGHLDRDLADSSAVSLSLFGVNFAQLALGVLGVLVTAGEYSTGMIRSTLAAVPRRLPVLWSKAAVFGLVALVVSVVGAFVACVIGSRIVSGTPAAMGLGHAGVLRALLGAGLYLGLVGVIGAALGSLLRSVAGGISVLVASLMLVPGLLSLLPSSWKDAVNGYLPSNAGESMFALTRDAHTLSPGAGLLVLLGWTALALAGAAYRLKRSDV